One genomic region from Thermoleptolyngbya sichuanensis A183 encodes:
- a CDS encoding allophanate hydrolase-related protein, whose product MTEATTRHVFICGSALRGQPDHGNLQSATFVREAKTKPMYRLHSVQNGWHPGIYPVEEGGISIPGEVYEMTAEQFDYLASNEPPNMHPKDVYLEDGSVVTAFLYPRELVEQYGWEDVSHYGGWIAYKAATASTSS is encoded by the coding sequence ATGACCGAAGCCACGACTCGCCACGTCTTTATCTGCGGCTCTGCTCTGCGCGGCCAGCCCGACCACGGCAACCTGCAATCCGCTACGTTTGTGCGGGAAGCCAAAACCAAACCCATGTATCGCCTGCATTCGGTGCAAAACGGCTGGCATCCTGGCATTTATCCCGTCGAAGAGGGCGGCATCTCGATTCCGGGCGAAGTGTACGAGATGACGGCCGAACAGTTCGACTACCTGGCCAGCAACGAGCCGCCCAATATGCACCCCAAAGACGTGTACCTGGAAGACGGCAGCGTAGTGACTGCCTTCCTCTACCCCAGAGAACTAGTAGAACAGTACGGCTGGGAAGACGTGTCGCACTACGGCGGCTGGATTGCTTATAAGGCGGCCACCGCATCCACCAGCAGCTAA
- a CDS encoding Tic20 family protein, whose product MSWRTSSAGPLDRLFACLPYILPMLEALPFGVGLLREFPMLQPLLLPLAPFAFVYSLVTGIFSFGGFGIGGFLVFLALYFLVVRNESISHFIRFNTMQSILIGIALSLFALVISPISEVLPPLFVQSLFTALFLGAFILCIYAIVQSALGRYAEIPTISDAAKMHVY is encoded by the coding sequence ATGTCCTGGCGCACATCCTCTGCTGGCCCGCTCGATCGCCTGTTTGCCTGCCTTCCCTACATCCTGCCGATGCTGGAGGCGCTACCCTTTGGGGTGGGGCTACTGAGGGAGTTTCCGATGCTGCAACCGCTGCTGCTGCCGCTGGCTCCCTTCGCCTTTGTCTATAGTCTGGTAACGGGCATCTTTTCGTTTGGCGGGTTTGGCATTGGTGGATTTCTGGTCTTCCTGGCGCTGTATTTTCTGGTCGTCCGCAACGAAAGCATTTCTCATTTCATCCGGTTCAACACGATGCAATCTATCCTGATTGGCATTGCGCTGAGCCTGTTTGCGCTGGTGATCAGTCCAATTTCCGAGGTGCTACCGCCGCTGTTTGTGCAGAGCCTCTTTACGGCGCTGTTTTTGGGGGCATTTATCCTCTGCATTTATGCGATTGTGCAGTCGGCGCTGGGCCGCTATGCCGAGATTCCGACGATTTCTGACGCGGCAAAAATGCATGTGTACTAA
- the rpsF gene encoding 30S ribosomal protein S6, translating into MNYETMYILRPDLGDDQTDAAIAKYQTILKDQGATDIDTQHRGKRRLAYDIGKHREGVYIQMNYVASGNAVATMERAMRLSEDVIRYLTIRVEEPAAKEPA; encoded by the coding sequence ATGAATTACGAAACGATGTACATCCTCCGGCCCGACCTGGGGGATGACCAGACCGATGCGGCGATCGCCAAATACCAAACCATCCTGAAAGACCAGGGCGCAACTGACATCGACACCCAGCACCGGGGCAAGCGCCGCCTCGCCTACGACATCGGCAAGCATCGCGAAGGCGTATATATCCAGATGAACTACGTCGCCAGCGGCAATGCAGTCGCCACGATGGAGCGGGCCATGCGCCTCAGCGAAGATGTAATCCGCTATCTCACCATCCGCGTTGAAGAGCCTGCTGCGAAGGAGCCTGCCTAG
- a CDS encoding fumarylacetoacetate hydrolase family protein, translating to MAQRYVRVQTTSSQLYYGILQLNRQVQVLDAPPWLEGQLTDLLIEPDSYRLLAPCVPSKIIAVGKNYAKHAAEMGTEAPKEPLLFLKPSTTLIAMGDPIFYPPQSARVDYEGELALVIGDRCCDCSPETAQNKIWGYTIANDVTARDLQKKDGQWTRAKGFDTFCPLGPWIVRELNPSARLQTFLNDSPKPVQSALISEMTFAPEVLVSYISQVMTLLPGDVVLTGTPEGIGPVQVGDRIRVEIEGIGALENTIAARNAESVAIA from the coding sequence ATGGCGCAGCGCTACGTTCGGGTTCAAACCACCTCCAGTCAGCTCTACTACGGCATTTTGCAGCTCAACCGCCAGGTGCAGGTGCTGGATGCGCCGCCGTGGCTGGAGGGGCAGTTGACCGATCTGCTGATTGAGCCGGATAGCTATCGGCTGTTGGCCCCCTGCGTGCCGTCAAAAATCATCGCCGTGGGCAAAAACTACGCCAAGCACGCTGCCGAAATGGGTACCGAAGCCCCGAAAGAGCCGCTGCTGTTTCTCAAGCCCTCAACGACGCTGATTGCAATGGGTGACCCAATCTTCTATCCGCCCCAGTCGGCGCGGGTGGACTATGAAGGCGAACTGGCGCTGGTGATTGGCGATCGCTGCTGTGATTGCTCCCCCGAAACTGCCCAGAACAAGATTTGGGGCTACACCATTGCCAACGATGTCACCGCCCGCGACTTGCAAAAAAAAGACGGTCAGTGGACTCGCGCCAAAGGCTTTGATACCTTTTGTCCGCTGGGCCCGTGGATCGTGCGAGAACTGAACCCCAGCGCCCGCCTGCAAACTTTTTTGAACGATAGCCCCAAGCCTGTGCAGTCGGCGCTGATTAGCGAAATGACCTTTGCGCCAGAGGTGCTGGTGTCCTACATCAGCCAAGTAATGACGCTGCTGCCGGGGGACGTGGTGCTGACGGGCACGCCGGAAGGGATTGGGCCTGTGCAAGTGGGCGATCGCATTCGGGTGGAAATCGAAGGCATTGGCGCACTAGAAAACACAATTGCCGCCAGAAATGCAGAATCAGTGGCGATCGCCTGA
- a CDS encoding SulP family inorganic anion transporter yields MNPLLERLRTMPMQVLVSEMTAGLLMGLVLTTDAIAVGLILMAGLPSGAQSVGILMALLSTAVTGVVVTLGSRLPIAVVGPSVEAAAILSVAAGAIHRELSQSGASGSSLPTVWALVGLSSVLTGLALWSIGRFRWSRFLQFVPYPVLGGFLAGIGWLVVQVGFSLVANGAEGMDLVHQVLQSETLLKLLPGLGLMAVLMALERWFDHFLVLPLCLLGAIALSHGVRLGLGVPLEAAIADGWFLSPLRDSFVIQNAEGNFLSQIHLPTLMQHSGALVGIVLLVPLVLMFEAVGIELALKQETNIDQTLKVNGIANMLIGLGGGSLSHLDLANTLIHQKAGATLRLAGLVAAGCILLALLSRNLLAYLPTFVVFSLTVLAGLDLLVEWLYQSWFRLSRMEYGLVFGIFLVISAVDFLPGIGLGILAACVVFVVNYSRVQAERYRLSGADHPSSVQRSPVLQQILQAEGKQIEILRLQGYLFFGTTTQLLSQVRQRADDPDLMPLRFLVLDFRRVSGMDSSAVLSFVKLRQLAVQHSFQLVFSEVRSPLERQLRQGGCLEEEDLVCHLFAELDRGVEWCENQILLTIPLRRQRSLPLALQLQNWFPHLDDASALMDYLEEISGEVGYLLFRHGDAPDGLFFIESGQISIILELADGTTQRLQTVGAGNIVGERSLYARIPHTSSAVAEKPCTLYWLSAQALGRMENEAPTLAAAFHRFVLHRLTEQLIHREQTLKRLLEDA; encoded by the coding sequence GTCTGAGATGACCGCGGGACTGTTGATGGGGCTGGTGCTAACTACGGATGCGATCGCCGTTGGGCTGATCTTGATGGCGGGCTTGCCCTCTGGGGCGCAGAGTGTTGGCATTTTGATGGCGCTCTTGAGTACGGCGGTAACGGGGGTGGTGGTAACGCTGGGCAGCAGGCTCCCGATTGCGGTTGTGGGCCCGTCTGTGGAGGCGGCGGCTATTCTGTCCGTCGCAGCAGGCGCAATCCATCGAGAACTATCGCAATCGGGAGCCAGTGGCTCTAGTCTGCCGACGGTGTGGGCGCTGGTGGGTCTGAGCAGTGTGCTGACAGGACTCGCGCTTTGGAGCATTGGTCGGTTTCGGTGGAGCCGATTTTTGCAATTTGTTCCCTATCCCGTTCTGGGTGGCTTTTTGGCAGGGATTGGCTGGCTGGTGGTGCAGGTGGGTTTTAGCCTAGTTGCCAACGGTGCAGAGGGGATGGATTTGGTGCATCAAGTCCTTCAGTCAGAGACTCTGCTCAAGCTATTGCCAGGGCTGGGGCTGATGGCTGTGCTGATGGCGTTGGAACGGTGGTTCGACCATTTTTTGGTGCTGCCGCTTTGTTTGTTGGGGGCGATCGCCCTCTCGCACGGGGTTCGGCTGGGGCTGGGCGTTCCTTTGGAAGCGGCGATCGCCGACGGTTGGTTTCTCTCTCCGCTCCGGGATAGCTTTGTGATCCAGAACGCCGAGGGAAATTTTCTCAGCCAGATCCATCTGCCGACCCTAATGCAACACAGTGGAGCGCTGGTCGGCATCGTGCTGCTGGTGCCGCTGGTGCTGATGTTTGAGGCGGTTGGCATTGAACTTGCGCTCAAGCAAGAAACCAACATTGACCAAACCTTGAAGGTCAACGGCATCGCCAATATGCTCATTGGGCTGGGTGGCGGATCGCTCTCGCATCTTGACCTGGCCAACACGCTGATTCATCAAAAAGCGGGCGCGACCTTGCGACTTGCGGGACTCGTTGCGGCGGGATGCATCCTGCTTGCCCTGCTGTCCAGAAATCTGCTGGCTTACCTGCCGACGTTTGTGGTCTTCTCGCTGACAGTTCTCGCTGGACTAGATTTATTAGTGGAATGGCTCTACCAAAGCTGGTTTCGCCTATCTCGAATGGAATACGGGCTGGTTTTTGGAATTTTTCTAGTCATTTCAGCAGTCGATTTTTTGCCGGGTATTGGCCTGGGCATTTTGGCGGCCTGCGTCGTCTTTGTCGTCAACTACAGCCGCGTTCAGGCAGAGCGCTATCGGCTTTCTGGCGCAGACCATCCCAGCAGCGTGCAGCGATCGCCCGTGCTTCAGCAAATCCTGCAAGCCGAAGGCAAACAGATCGAAATTTTGCGGCTCCAGGGATATCTGTTCTTTGGCACCACCACCCAACTGCTGTCGCAAGTGCGCCAACGCGCAGATGATCCTGACCTAATGCCGCTGCGATTTTTGGTGCTGGATTTTCGCCGGGTCAGCGGCATGGACTCCTCTGCGGTGCTGAGCTTTGTCAAGCTCCGGCAATTGGCAGTTCAGCACTCGTTTCAGTTGGTGTTTTCAGAGGTGCGATCGCCCCTAGAACGCCAACTCCGGCAGGGGGGGTGTTTAGAAGAAGAAGACTTGGTTTGTCATCTCTTTGCCGAACTCGATCGCGGCGTAGAATGGTGCGAAAATCAGATCCTGCTGACGATTCCTCTCCGAAGACAGCGATCGCTGCCGCTGGCGCTCCAGTTGCAAAATTGGTTTCCCCATCTCGATGACGCTTCGGCCCTGATGGATTACTTGGAAGAGATTTCCGGCGAGGTTGGCTATCTGCTATTTCGCCACGGCGATGCGCCAGATGGACTTTTCTTTATAGAAAGCGGGCAGATCAGCATCATTTTGGAACTGGCTGATGGCACTACCCAGCGGCTCCAGACCGTGGGCGCGGGAAATATTGTGGGAGAGCGATCGCTCTATGCCCGCATACCCCACACCAGTTCTGCGGTGGCTGAAAAGCCCTGCACGCTGTACTGGCTATCTGCCCAGGCACTTGGCCGGATGGAGAACGAAGCTCCGACGCTGGCGGCCGCGTTTCACCGATTTGTTCTCCATCGGCTCACGGAGCAGTTGATTCATCGCGAACAAACGCTGAAGCGGTTGCTAGAGGATGCCTAG